One Mangifera indica cultivar Alphonso chromosome 4, CATAS_Mindica_2.1, whole genome shotgun sequence genomic region harbors:
- the LOC123212672 gene encoding probable xyloglucan endotransglucosylase/hydrolase protein 27, protein MVVSSPSQMGSFLFVFSLLLVLASGFHRNLPFVPFDEGYTHLFGNDNLLVHKDGKSVHLTLDESTGSGFVSQDLYLHGFFSASIKLPSDYTAGVVVAFYMSNGDIFEKNHDEIDFEFLGNIRGKNWRIQTNIYGNGSTSVGREERYNLWFDPSDDFHHYSILWTDSQIIFYVDNTPIREVKRTESMRGDFPSKPMSLYATIWDGSNWATNGGKYRVNYKYAPFVTKFSDFILHGCAVDPIEQTSSRCDTTQASIPTSVSPSQRSKMDNFRRKYMTYSYCYDQVRYKVPPSECVINPLEAERLKVYDPVRFGGGRRRHGKHHHRTSRSTTDAI, encoded by the exons aTGGTGGTCTCCTCTCCTTCTCAGATGGGttcttttctctttgtcttctctcttcttcttgttttggcTTCTGGGTTTCACAGAAACTTGCCTTTTGTTCCCTTTGATGAAGGCTATACACATTTGTTTGGAAATGATAATCTTCTTGTTCATAAAGATGGAAAATCTGTTCATTTAACCCTAGATGAATCCACAG GTTCTGGATTTGTGTCACAAGACCTTTATCTTCATGGCTTCTTCAGTGCTTCAATCAAGTTGCCTTCAGATTATACTGCTGGAGTTGTTGTTGCCTTCTAT ATGTCAAATGGCGACATATTTGAGAAGAACCATGATGAGATAGACTTTGAGTTCTTGGGTAACATCAGAGGCAAAAATTGGAgaattcaaacaaatatttatggCAATGGAAGCACAAGTGTAGGCAGAGAAGAAAGATACAATCTTTGGTTTGATCCTTCTGATGATTTCCATCATTATTCTATTCTCTGGACTGATTCTCAGATCAT ATTTTATGTAGACAATACTCCCATTAGAGAGGTTAAGAGAACAGAATCAATgagaggggattttccttctaAGCCAATGTCGTTGTATGCAACAATTTGGGATGGGTCTAATTGGGCTACCAATGGTGGAAAATATAGAGTGAATTACAAATACGCCCCTTTCGTCACCAAGTTCTCTGACTTCATCCTCCATGGCTGTGCAGTTGACCCGATTGAACAAACATCATCTAGGTGTGATACCACCCAAGCCTCCATCCCCACCAGTGTATCCCCATCACAAAGAAGCAAAATGGACAACTTTAGGAGGAAATACATGACATATTCCTATTGCTACGACCAAGTTCGATACAAAGTTCCTCCATCAGAGTGTGTGATTAATCCCCTTGAAGCTGAACGCCTCAAAGTTTATGATCCAGTCAGATTTGGAGGAGGTCGACGCCGCCATGGAAAACACCACCACCGAACTAGCCGGTCCACAACTGATGCCATTTGA